AGAACTGCGGCCGGTACCCCGTCGAGACGGCCGTACGCCGGCCGCCCTCGGCCGCGGACAGCACGTACACCTCGGCGGTGAACCGCCGCCGCGGCACGACGGTGCCCGGCGCGGCGACGACGTGCCCGCGGCGCACCGCGTCGCGCGCGACGCCGCGCAGCAGCAGCGCGACGTTGTCGCCGGCCTGCGCGGAGTCCATCGGCCTGCCGAAGGTCTCCAGACCGGTGACGACCGTCTCGGCGTCGGCGCCGAGCACCTGCACCCGGTCCCCGACGCGCACCGTGCCGCGCTCGACGGCGCCGGTGACGACCGTGCCGCGGCCGGTGATGGTGAGCACGTTCTCCACCGGCAGCAGGAACGGCGCGTCCAGGTGCCGCTCGGGCATCGGCACGTAGGTGTCCACCGCGTCGAGCAGGTCCGCGATCGCCTGGGTCCACGCCGGGTCGCCCTCGAGCGCGCGCAGCCCGGAGACGCGGACCACGGGCACCTCCTCGCCCGGGTAGCCGTGCTTGGTCAGCAGCTCGCGGACCTCCAGCTCGACGAGGTCGGTCAGCTCCGGGTCGCCGGCGTCGGCCTTGTTGAGCGCGACGACCACGTGCCGTACGCCCACCTGGCGGGCGAGCAGCACGTGCTCCGCGGTCTGCGGCATGACGCCGTCGGCCGCGGAGATCACCAGGATCGCGCCGTCGAGCTGGGCCGCGCCCGTGACCATGTTCTTCACGTAGTCGGCGTGGCCGGGCATGTCGACGTGGGCGTAGTGGCGGGTCGCCGTCTCGTACTCGACGTGCGCGATGTTGATGGTGATGCCGCGCACGGACTCCTCCGGCGCCCGGTCGATGCGCTCGAACGGGACGAAGGTGCCGGTGCCGCGGTCGCTGAGCACCTTGGTGATCGCGGCCGTCAGCGTGGTCTTGCCGTGGTCGACGTGCCCCATCGTGCCGATGTTGACGTGCGGCTTCGTGCGCACGTACGCCTGCTTGGGCATGGTTCTTCCTCGCGGATCGCAGTGGCTGCGCGGACCCCGGGCCTGGCCGGCCCTCCCCCGCTGGGGTCCGCTGGTGCGATCACGGGAAGGGGCGGATTCGGGCGCCGTCGGCTGCGGCTGCCGGCACTGCCGCGAGTGCGGCCGGCACGGCCTTCAGCGCGTCCGCTGCCGCGGACGTGTGCGCGAGGAAGGCGTACCGGACCATGCCCGACATGATCGGGTACGGCTCCCCCGCACGTCGACCGGTTTTCCGGCCGCCCGCCGCGAGCCCGGTCAGAAGTGCCTGAGCGCCTCGCGTACGGACAGCGGGGAGAGATCGGCGCGGTGGGCGTCGACGAAGGCACGGACGGCCCGCGGGTCGGTCTTCGCGTACTCGCGCAGGCACCAGCCGATGGCCTTGCGGACGAAGAAGTCGCGGTGGCCGGCGCGGCGCAGACAGTAGCCGAAGAGCCGGCCGGTGTCGGTGGCGTTTTTGAAGCGCAGTTGGTGCAGCAGGGCGGTGCGGGCGACCCACAGGTCGCCGTCCTCGATCCACTCGTCCATGGCGCAGGCAAGCGCGGGATCGGCGGCGACGAGGCCGCCGACGACGTGTGCGGCGAGCGCGTCGACGGTGTCCCACCAGGAGGTCGTGACGATGAGGTGGCGTACGGCGGGCAGCGACCAGGAGGAGCAGCGGCGCACGTGGCGGCGGAGGTAGTCGACGGCGAAGTAGTGGTACTCGCGCTCCGGCAACCGCCAGCAGCGCAGCGCGATCGCCACGCAGTCCG
The Streptomyces sp. CNQ-509 DNA segment above includes these coding regions:
- the tuf gene encoding elongation factor Tu, which produces MPKQAYVRTKPHVNIGTMGHVDHGKTTLTAAITKVLSDRGTGTFVPFERIDRAPEESVRGITINIAHVEYETATRHYAHVDMPGHADYVKNMVTGAAQLDGAILVISAADGVMPQTAEHVLLARQVGVRHVVVALNKADAGDPELTDLVELEVRELLTKHGYPGEEVPVVRVSGLRALEGDPAWTQAIADLLDAVDTYVPMPERHLDAPFLLPVENVLTITGRGTVVTGAVERGTVRVGDRVQVLGADAETVVTGLETFGRPMDSAQAGDNVALLLRGVARDAVRRGHVVAAPGTVVPRRRFTAEVYVLSAAEGGRRTAVSTGYRPQFYIRTGDVVGDVDLGAAGVARPGDTVAMTVELGREVPLEVGLGFAIREGGRTVGAGTVTGLD
- a CDS encoding DNA alkylation repair protein → MPQQHPGAAAAPDVPAAPEATAGAGAPAVPGSPLADTVLDRLTAAYPGAADPERAARSAAYLRGVAPFLGIPAPRRRELSRAVLAGTARPAEADCVAIALRCWRLPEREYHYFAVDYLRRHVRRCSSWSLPAVRHLIVTTSWWDTVDALAAHVVGGLVAADPALACAMDEWIEDGDLWVARTALLHQLRFKNATDTGRLFGYCLRRAGHRDFFVRKAIGWCLREYAKTDPRAVRAFVDAHRADLSPLSVREALRHF